One window from the genome of Chloroherpetonaceae bacterium encodes:
- a CDS encoding tetratricopeptide repeat protein has translation MKPNSKNEILTATENAEYFIQLEKLASSAPMEAIPKIQAIQKSSFTKKSKQPENPQLEADLSRILGNALWRVNRFDEAKHSLEMALEYYLSVNDTRGIMLTKNYLGVVSERVGQYVQALRFFLEAHPLAESLKDSETEAMLLNNIGFSFFHLSDYEASMRYHDRALAIIDKLGNPIMLAATYNNIGNVYAVKSNTDEAIGYFQKSLKLAKQEKFSWGINHGLNQITLELLKVGKLSEAIHYADEAISIAEKSGDERQLATALRNRAESLFRLNHHEEAKRNLQHSYAISEKLNFLENLYSLDILFGDIAFAEEQLGVNRKYDGVHQWYEKALQRAKEMNSKNFESTVHLKLSQWFQFQKNFEMAYWHSLEHLKLEKEMLSEFSQRKLRDFQVLYEVNEFKHKIEEEEIRNKTLTKALQIAEDANKLKNDLLAIAAHDLKNPLQIIHKFATMIAASEEKERILSYSKSIERSSERMLGLVKSLIETAAIKNAHFELNRANFDLALLLEEVIARNQILASEKSQQLLTRISKNVILYADKERIRDCFENLLSNAIKFSPYRSNIHISLLKMKNAVRFSIKDEGPGLSENDKRQLFKEFVTLSAKPTGGESSTGLGLSIVKKVIEAHNGKIWAESEKSGSTFIFDIPKSVDPAINHEIIHRRKTKKLTRSDKSLQLTPKSSGKKITVAIIEDNEDYRFALQETISNRDEYELKGAFSTVEEAEIELKEIDVLLMDIGLPGKSGIDAIRDFKSKSPDCKIILITVFDDETHVSRALIAGANGYLLKKATEKQLFSAIEESIQGGMVMSPEIARKVSDFFVRFAPKESANFTLTRRENEILSLLIDGLSIKQIATKLFISFSTVQNHLAKIYDKMHVNSKSEAVAKALKTGMI, from the coding sequence ATGAAACCGAATTCCAAAAACGAAATTCTAACTGCTACCGAAAACGCAGAGTATTTTATTCAATTGGAAAAATTAGCGTCTTCGGCGCCTATGGAAGCTATTCCAAAAATTCAGGCGATTCAAAAAAGTTCATTCACTAAGAAATCAAAACAACCTGAAAACCCTCAGCTTGAAGCCGATTTATCTCGCATTTTAGGAAATGCGCTTTGGCGTGTGAATCGATTTGATGAGGCGAAGCACTCGCTCGAAATGGCACTTGAGTATTACTTGAGCGTAAATGATACCCGCGGAATCATGCTCACCAAAAATTATTTAGGGGTAGTCTCAGAGCGTGTTGGGCAATACGTACAAGCTTTAAGGTTCTTCTTGGAAGCTCACCCGCTCGCCGAATCGTTGAAAGATTCGGAAACGGAAGCGATGCTTCTTAATAATATCGGTTTTTCTTTTTTTCACCTTTCAGATTATGAAGCCTCGATGCGCTATCATGATCGTGCGTTGGCGATCATTGATAAACTTGGCAACCCCATCATGCTTGCTGCAACCTATAACAACATTGGCAATGTTTATGCGGTTAAATCAAATACAGATGAAGCAATTGGGTACTTTCAAAAGTCTTTGAAGCTTGCTAAACAAGAAAAATTTTCTTGGGGTATCAATCACGGGTTGAATCAAATCACATTGGAGCTCTTAAAGGTCGGTAAACTGAGTGAAGCGATTCACTATGCCGATGAAGCGATTTCAATCGCAGAGAAATCAGGAGATGAAAGACAATTGGCAACCGCGCTAAGAAATCGCGCAGAGTCGCTTTTCAGACTCAATCATCACGAAGAAGCGAAAAGAAACCTTCAACATTCCTATGCGATTTCTGAAAAGTTAAATTTTCTTGAAAATCTTTACTCTCTCGATATTCTATTCGGAGATATTGCTTTCGCTGAAGAACAATTGGGAGTAAACAGAAAATACGATGGAGTACACCAATGGTATGAAAAGGCTTTGCAAAGAGCAAAGGAAATGAATTCCAAAAATTTTGAATCAACCGTTCATTTAAAACTCTCACAATGGTTTCAGTTTCAAAAGAATTTTGAAATGGCGTATTGGCATTCCCTTGAACACTTGAAACTCGAAAAGGAAATGCTATCTGAATTTTCTCAGAGGAAGTTGCGTGATTTTCAAGTTCTATATGAAGTCAACGAATTCAAACATAAAATTGAAGAAGAGGAAATTCGTAATAAAACGCTCACGAAAGCGCTTCAGATTGCAGAGGATGCCAATAAACTAAAAAACGACCTTCTCGCAATTGCCGCGCACGACTTGAAGAATCCGCTTCAAATCATACATAAATTCGCGACAATGATCGCCGCATCAGAAGAAAAGGAACGAATTTTATCGTATTCAAAAAGTATTGAACGTTCGTCGGAACGTATGCTCGGCCTTGTGAAATCGCTCATCGAAACAGCCGCAATTAAAAATGCTCATTTTGAACTCAATCGCGCAAATTTCGATTTAGCTTTACTCCTTGAGGAAGTTATCGCAAGAAATCAAATCCTTGCCTCTGAAAAATCACAACAACTCTTAACAAGGATTTCGAAAAACGTGATTCTCTACGCGGATAAAGAGAGAATTCGAGATTGCTTTGAGAATTTGCTTTCAAATGCTATTAAGTTTTCGCCCTACCGTTCTAACATCCATATATCTCTCCTTAAAATGAAAAACGCCGTTCGATTTAGTATAAAAGATGAAGGACCGGGGTTAAGTGAGAATGATAAACGACAACTCTTTAAGGAATTTGTTACACTTTCTGCGAAGCCGACAGGTGGCGAAAGCAGTACCGGATTAGGATTATCAATTGTGAAAAAAGTAATTGAAGCTCATAATGGTAAGATTTGGGCGGAGTCTGAAAAAAGTGGATCAACGTTCATCTTCGATATTCCAAAGTCGGTTGACCCAGCAATCAATCATGAAATTATTCATCGAAGAAAGACTAAAAAGTTGACTCGTAGCGATAAATCATTGCAATTAACCCCAAAAAGTTCGGGAAAGAAAATTACAGTTGCAATTATCGAGGATAATGAAGATTACAGATTTGCGTTACAAGAAACGATTTCAAACCGAGATGAATACGAGTTGAAGGGCGCATTTTCCACGGTTGAAGAAGCCGAGATTGAACTGAAAGAAATCGATGTACTCCTAATGGATATTGGGCTTCCGGGGAAATCAGGCATTGATGCAATCCGCGATTTTAAGAGTAAAAGCCCCGATTGCAAAATCATTTTAATCACCGTTTTTGATGATGAAACTCATGTATCAAGAGCATTGATTGCCGGTGCAAATGGCTACTTGCTCAAAAAGGCTACTGAAAAGCAATTATTTTCTGCAATCGAAGAATCTATTCAAGGAGGGATGGTCATGAGCCCTGAAATTGCGCGAAAAGTGAGCGACTTCTTCGTCAGGTTTGCGCCAAAGGAATCAGCAAATTTTACCTTAACTCGCCGAGAAAATGAAATACTTTCACTGCTGATCGATGGGCTTTCAATTAAGCAAATTGCAACAAAACTCTTTATAAGTTTCAGTACGGTGCAAAATCATTTGGCGAAGATTTACGATAAAATGCATGTCAATTCAAAATCAGAGGCTGTCGCCAAAGCGTTGAAAACAGGAATGATTTAA
- a CDS encoding T9SS type A sorting domain-containing protein: MKKILLLGLLLATTNLFGQSFPQNGLVYWLKADSGVDTTTDGRVQTWANSVAPVNTARQTVAANQPRYIASGLNSKPVIQFDGNDILVTDSSISVNQFSVYIIFNSTTTGSKLVFEQGTNANSSSGFYLNTSTVSTVLINKSGSQIGKDYVLNWANDGQYKLTSLINNNFSSDVLLRVNGSEVPLTNSLVNPTQISGVINQKLYIGSRANLTVGLVGNIAEILIYNRALGFTESNYVENYLATKYGLAFTPFSVPTNGLALWMRADSKVDTTASGKVSSWQSHVGTNSLIQTEDAKRPRFIKNNAQGRPAIQFDGTNVLLSQAPVTLNQFTVFSVLSSTTSGLGIIYEHSSDVNSRPGGSYLSTSSGATISAKRTALIARNLQANWANSGNTIVVSNVHSNAVSDFALRVNGQNQVFSGSPVGTNTGSVNVVDTLFLGGRGYTPSLGLIGKISEFLIYNRALSTTEISNIEDYLTDKYINGNFIEPLSFKGFTQKPTEGFELAQNYPNPFNPTTTIQFRLPQSGFTELTIYDMLGRKVSTLINQRMEAGLHRVNFNAQSLASGVYFYRLSTGNFSMTKKMTLIK, from the coding sequence ATGAAAAAAATTTTACTCCTTGGATTATTGCTCGCTACAACAAATCTTTTCGGCCAATCTTTTCCGCAAAACGGCTTGGTGTATTGGCTAAAAGCTGATTCCGGTGTTGATACAACAACAGATGGACGTGTTCAAACTTGGGCGAATTCTGTTGCTCCTGTCAATACCGCGAGGCAGACAGTTGCGGCAAATCAGCCCCGCTATATCGCTTCGGGGTTGAATTCGAAACCGGTGATCCAATTTGACGGGAATGATATTTTGGTGACAGATTCAAGCATTTCGGTAAATCAGTTTTCTGTTTATATCATCTTTAACTCTACGACTACCGGTTCAAAATTGGTGTTTGAACAAGGGACAAATGCCAATTCATCAAGTGGATTTTACTTGAATACGAGTACGGTCAGCACAGTGTTAATTAATAAAAGCGGTTCGCAAATCGGAAAAGATTATGTTTTGAATTGGGCAAACGATGGTCAATACAAATTGACATCGCTTATCAATAATAACTTTTCGAGTGATGTGCTTTTGAGGGTAAATGGTTCTGAGGTTCCATTGACGAATTCACTTGTAAACCCAACCCAAATCTCCGGGGTAATCAATCAAAAGTTATATATCGGCTCAAGAGCAAACCTTACGGTTGGATTGGTTGGTAACATTGCTGAGATTCTTATTTACAACCGGGCATTGGGGTTTACTGAATCTAATTATGTAGAAAATTATTTAGCTACAAAGTATGGATTAGCTTTTACTCCGTTTTCAGTTCCTACAAATGGGCTTGCACTGTGGATGCGGGCCGATTCAAAAGTTGATACCACGGCAAGTGGCAAAGTGAGTTCGTGGCAAAGTCATGTGGGAACGAATTCACTCATTCAAACTGAAGATGCAAAACGACCCCGATTTATCAAGAATAACGCTCAAGGAAGACCTGCCATTCAATTCGATGGAACGAATGTGCTTTTGAGTCAGGCTCCTGTAACGCTCAATCAGTTCACGGTCTTTTCAGTTTTAAGTTCAACAACGAGTGGCTTAGGGATAATTTACGAACACAGTTCAGATGTTAATTCAAGACCCGGCGGTTCTTACTTATCAACAAGCTCTGGTGCAACAATTTCTGCAAAGCGTACCGCGTTAATTGCAAGAAATTTACAAGCGAATTGGGCGAATAGCGGTAATACAATCGTGGTAAGCAATGTTCATTCAAACGCTGTTTCTGATTTTGCATTGCGTGTCAATGGCCAAAACCAAGTTTTTTCAGGTAGTCCTGTGGGCACGAATACCGGTTCTGTAAATGTGGTTGATACGCTCTTTCTTGGAGGTAGAGGATATACCCCAAGTCTGGGACTGATTGGAAAAATATCTGAATTTTTAATCTATAACCGAGCCCTTTCTACTACTGAAATTTCAAACATAGAAGATTACTTAACCGATAAATACATCAACGGGAATTTTATAGAACCACTTTCTTTCAAAGGATTTACTCAAAAGCCAACTGAAGGATTCGAACTCGCTCAAAATTATCCGAATCCTTTTAATCCAACAACCACGATTCAATTTAGATTGCCACAAAGCGGATTCACCGAACTAACCATTTATGATATGCTTGGCAGAAAAGTATCAACATTGATTAACCAAAGGATGGAAGCCGGTTTACATCGCGTGAATTTTAATGCACAAAGCTTAGCATCGGGAGTTTATTTCTATCGGTTATCCACCGGGAATTTTTCAATGACAAAAAAAATGACCTTGATCAAATAA
- a CDS encoding RNA methyltransferase, giving the protein MTENDKMTNNVKLRKLNGVEMKRLSEEEFKVSEKFPLMLLFQNIRSMWNVGAIFRVADAARVEKIFITGYTAVPPRKEIEKTALGATETVAWEYIHDAKVAITNLKKQGVKIAALEITENSRKYHELTQNDFPLCIVLGNEVSGVDDEVLELCDFALEIPQYGTKHSLNVAVAAGIAVFEAVRVLNLHQTKPYTQE; this is encoded by the coding sequence ATGACTGAGAATGACAAAATGACGAATAATGTCAAGTTGCGAAAACTGAATGGCGTTGAAATGAAACGACTTTCAGAGGAAGAGTTCAAAGTGAGTGAGAAGTTTCCGCTAATGTTGCTTTTTCAAAATATACGTTCGATGTGGAATGTCGGTGCCATTTTTCGTGTCGCAGATGCTGCACGGGTCGAAAAAATTTTTATTACCGGCTACACTGCAGTTCCACCAAGAAAAGAAATTGAAAAGACAGCACTTGGTGCAACTGAAACCGTTGCTTGGGAATACATTCATGATGCTAAAGTGGCCATCACAAACTTAAAAAAGCAAGGGGTGAAAATCGCGGCGCTTGAAATCACGGAAAATAGCCGAAAGTATCATGAGTTAACCCAAAATGATTTCCCGCTTTGCATCGTGTTGGGCAATGAAGTGAGCGGGGTTGATGATGAGGTACTTGAACTTTGCGATTTCGCCCTAGAAATTCCTCAGTATGGGACAAAGCATTCGCTGAATGTTGCGGTAGCGGCGGGAATCGCGGTGTTTGAAGCTGTTCGGGTCTTAAATCTCCACCAAACCAAACCGTACACCCAAGAATAG
- the recG gene encoding ATP-dependent DNA helicase RecG yields MQSASFFNTDIQFLKGVGPKRAGALNLLGIHTYHDLLHFYPRRYLDRTKMKSIGALIEGETATVVGEIRQIRLDGNQWKNPRLIVSLFDKSGRVDLVWFQGAKYIMKKFKEGDALAAWGKVGRFGSLFQITHPEIDILRGKREPDEEEDEAVSDYDQFNTGKIIPLYPSSEEFKKVGFTPRSFRKIVSNFLELALPLVEENFTKSLLEQYHLMPFSKALAAIHQPQSTSELAEAKLRLKWNELFFLQLFFALRNVSYHREKHSFACENIAHFTNELHKALPFELTNAQKRVIKEIRADMKTGMQMNRLIQGDVGSGKTIVAAFAMAIALDNHLQCAFMAPTEILATQHYLTLRRILEPLGVSISLLIGKQKKSTREEILYNLQSGATQIAVGTHALLEDGVKFSSLGLVIIDEQHRFGVLQRKALQDKSNSGKSPHILLMTATPIPRTLTMTVFGDLDTSIINELPKDRKPILTKLVSESQRARVYQTLRDEIAAGRQAYLVYPLVDESEKIDLAAAIKEYDSLKDTLFAGIPVGLIHGQLSPAEKDEVMQAFRSGMIKILFGTTVIEVGVDVSNATVMVIEHAERFGLSQLHQLRGRIGRGHAQSYCYLVYSQKLTNEARERLKAMEDTSDGFKISEIDAKLRGAGNIMGTEQSGALSLLRMTDLNADGELLQEARESAFKLIQRDPELLLPENARIKSYFQNAFKTSFSLINIG; encoded by the coding sequence ATGCAATCTGCTTCATTTTTTAACACCGATATTCAATTTCTTAAAGGGGTTGGCCCAAAGCGAGCAGGTGCATTAAATCTATTGGGCATACACACCTATCACGATTTGCTCCATTTTTACCCTCGCCGCTATCTCGATCGCACAAAAATGAAGAGTATCGGGGCTTTAATTGAAGGTGAAACGGCTACCGTTGTCGGCGAAATCAGGCAAATTCGACTTGATGGAAATCAATGGAAGAATCCGAGGCTCATTGTCTCGCTTTTTGATAAATCCGGACGCGTTGATCTCGTTTGGTTTCAAGGCGCAAAATACATAATGAAAAAATTCAAAGAAGGCGATGCCCTTGCAGCTTGGGGAAAAGTCGGCCGATTTGGCTCACTCTTTCAAATCACTCATCCGGAAATTGATATCCTTCGAGGCAAAAGAGAACCTGATGAGGAAGAAGACGAAGCAGTATCGGATTATGATCAATTCAATACCGGAAAAATAATCCCTTTATATCCCTCTTCAGAGGAATTCAAGAAAGTGGGGTTTACCCCGCGCTCCTTCCGAAAAATTGTATCAAACTTTTTGGAACTTGCCCTTCCCTTAGTTGAAGAAAATTTTACGAAGTCTCTTCTCGAGCAATATCACTTAATGCCCTTCTCAAAAGCACTTGCAGCAATTCATCAACCCCAAAGCACTTCTGAACTTGCCGAAGCAAAACTTCGATTAAAATGGAATGAATTGTTTTTTCTTCAACTATTTTTTGCTTTGCGCAATGTGTCTTATCACCGCGAGAAACATTCATTTGCTTGTGAAAATATCGCGCACTTCACCAATGAACTTCATAAAGCCTTGCCTTTTGAACTAACGAACGCTCAAAAGCGAGTTATCAAAGAGATTCGGGCTGATATGAAAACCGGCATGCAAATGAACCGTTTAATTCAAGGCGATGTAGGAAGCGGAAAAACGATTGTAGCCGCTTTTGCTATGGCAATTGCTCTTGATAACCATTTGCAATGTGCCTTTATGGCTCCGACAGAAATTCTCGCGACTCAGCATTACCTCACCTTGCGCCGAATCCTTGAGCCTTTAGGTGTATCGATTTCGCTTCTAATTGGAAAGCAAAAAAAATCAACCCGCGAGGAAATCCTGTACAACCTTCAATCGGGCGCAACACAAATCGCGGTTGGAACACATGCACTCTTGGAAGACGGGGTTAAATTTTCAAGTTTAGGGTTGGTGATTATTGATGAACAGCATCGCTTTGGCGTGTTGCAGCGAAAGGCGTTGCAGGATAAATCAAATTCAGGAAAAAGCCCGCACATTTTGCTGATGACTGCCACCCCGATTCCGAGAACCCTCACAATGACAGTCTTCGGAGACCTTGATACCTCTATCATCAATGAACTACCCAAAGATAGAAAACCGATTCTCACAAAACTTGTTTCTGAATCACAAAGAGCGCGAGTTTATCAAACACTTCGCGATGAAATCGCGGCGGGAAGGCAAGCATATTTGGTTTATCCACTTGTCGATGAATCCGAAAAAATTGATCTTGCCGCTGCGATTAAGGAGTATGATTCACTTAAAGACACACTATTTGCGGGCATTCCTGTTGGACTTATTCACGGTCAACTTTCACCGGCTGAAAAAGATGAGGTAATGCAAGCTTTTCGAAGTGGAATGATAAAAATCTTGTTTGGAACAACCGTGATTGAAGTCGGCGTGGATGTATCCAATGCAACCGTGATGGTGATTGAACACGCCGAGCGCTTTGGGCTCTCTCAATTACATCAATTAAGAGGCAGAATCGGGCGAGGTCATGCGCAATCGTATTGCTATTTGGTTTATTCTCAAAAGCTCACAAATGAAGCAAGAGAGCGGCTCAAAGCAATGGAAGATACAAGCGATGGGTTTAAGATTTCTGAAATTGATGCAAAACTTAGAGGAGCAGGAAATATTATGGGAACAGAGCAATCGGGCGCACTTTCTTTACTTCGAATGACTGACCTTAATGCTGATGGAGAACTTCTGCAAGAAGCAAGAGAATCTGCTTTCAAACTCATTCAAAGAGACCCCGAATTGCTATTACCGGAAAATGCTCGGATTAAATCTTACTTTCAAAATGCTTTTAAAACTTCGTTTTCCTTAATTAATATCGGATAA